The Virgibacillus dokdonensis genome includes a window with the following:
- a CDS encoding IS4 family transposase, with product MDNHTIKMVFKEYIHPLDTKVIQKMIDIEGVDKYVKKLDTIAYIRLFIYAQLKKSENLAVISQSVSRKKTVQRLVGIDSISKSQLSRKNRQIPHEIPEAILRHLIQKVQYTLGPVKAGKALLQLHLIDSSTISMCLSGYEWADFRETKAGIKMHTSIRLCNDTLSLDKMILTPARPADETQLDELIVYQLDVLHVFDRGYFNFAKFDAYSEKGIKFATRIKANTVVHVVEELLVDPSSPITRHAMVTIGNMKHPLQLIETTDSNGKPIRIVCNDAKRSAQEISXFPCVLVAMNGLIFEKQKPGLKCTLQLGCAMIRSR from the coding sequence ATGGACAATCATACCATAAAAATGGTATTCAAGGAATACATTCATCCATTAGATACAAAAGTTATTCAAAAAATGATTGATATAGAAGGGGTAGACAAGTATGTGAAAAAGCTAGATACCATTGCCTATATTCGCTTATTTATTTACGCACAACTTAAAAAATCAGAAAATCTTGCAGTAATCAGTCAGTCTGTTTCACGCAAAAAAACGGTGCAGCGATTAGTAGGTATAGACAGTATCAGTAAGTCACAACTCTCGCGTAAGAATAGACAAATCCCACATGAAATACCAGAAGCTATTCTTCGTCATCTCATTCAAAAGGTACAGTATACACTAGGACCTGTGAAAGCAGGAAAGGCATTGCTTCAGCTGCATTTGATTGATTCATCGACTATTTCCATGTGTCTTAGTGGCTATGAATGGGCTGATTTTCGAGAAACAAAAGCCGGGATTAAAATGCACACTTCAATTAGGTTGTGCAATGATACGCTCTCGCTAGATAAGATGATTCTAACGCCAGCCCGACCAGCGGATGAGACACAGCTGGATGAATTAATTGTTTATCAGTTAGATGTGCTTCATGTATTCGATCGCGGGTACTTCAACTTTGCGAAGTTCGATGCCTATTCGGAAAAAGGAATAAAATTTGCAACGCGTATCAAAGCCAATACAGTGGTACACGTCGTGGAAGAGTTACTCGTGGATCCATCTTCTCCCATCACACGCCATGCCATGGTGACAATCGGAAACATGAAACATCCATTACAATTGATAGAGACAACAGATAGTAATGGCAAGCCTATTCGGATTGTGTGTAACGACGCCAAGCGCAGTGCGCAAGAAATCAGCANATTTCCATGTGTCTTAGTGGCTATGAATGGGCTGATTTTCGAGAAACAAAAGCCGGGATTAAAATGCACACTTCAATTAGGTTGTGCAATGATACGCTCTCGCTAG
- a CDS encoding GNAT family N-acetyltransferase, whose amino-acid sequence MNWYEKLNNYFSVEEMKSKEHMEKLLDEKGNVYYKDESDLHVMMYAEFDTFIFIDYLWVSSKARGKGIGHSLLEKLKEKNKPIILEVEPVDYEDTDTAKRLHFYRREGFAHAQSIGYSRRSLATNEDTELEILYWSPSNESEGFIYEQMKQMYEVIHTYKDKEVYGRSYQHVDEVLKYDEDRENNIFDNLQADK is encoded by the coding sequence ATGAATTGGTATGAAAAGTTAAATAATTATTTTTCTGTAGAAGAGATGAAGTCGAAGGAGCATATGGAGAAGCTTTTGGATGAGAAAGGTAATGTCTATTACAAAGATGAAAGTGACTTGCACGTAATGATGTATGCAGAATTTGATACTTTCATCTTTATTGATTATTTATGGGTGTCATCTAAAGCTAGGGGTAAAGGGATAGGACATTCATTACTTGAGAAGTTGAAAGAAAAGAATAAGCCAATAATTCTAGAGGTTGAGCCAGTTGATTATGAAGATACGGATACAGCAAAAAGATTACATTTTTACCGAAGAGAAGGTTTTGCACATGCGCAATCGATTGGTTATAGTAGGAGATCGCTTGCTACCAACGAAGACACCGAATTGGAGATACTATACTGGTCGCCAAGTAATGAATCAGAAGGTTTTATATATGAGCAGATGAAACAAATGTATGAAGTAATTCATACGTATAAAGATAAAGAGGTCTATGGTCGAAGTTATCAGCATGTAGACGAGGTTTTAAAATATGATGAGGACCGAGAAAATAACATTTTTGACAATTTACAAGCAGATAAATAA
- the spxA gene encoding transcriptional regulator SpxA, protein MVTLYTSPSCTSCRKAKAWLEEHNIPFTERNIFSEPLTLDEIKEILRMTENGTDEIISTRSKVFQKLEVNIDQLPMKDLFNLIQKNPGLLRRPIILDEKRLQVGYNEDEIRRFLPRTVRTFQLREAQKMVN, encoded by the coding sequence ATGGTTACACTTTATACCTCACCAAGTTGTACATCGTGTAGGAAAGCTAAAGCATGGTTGGAAGAACACAATATCCCATTTACGGAGCGTAATATATTTTCTGAACCGTTAACATTGGATGAAATAAAGGAAATCTTGCGTATGACTGAAAATGGTACGGATGAAATTATTTCAACTCGGTCAAAAGTATTTCAAAAATTAGAAGTAAATATTGATCAACTACCAATGAAGGATCTCTTTAATTTGATTCAAAAGAACCCTGGGCTTTTAAGAAGGCCAATTATTTTAGACGAAAAACGTCTACAAGTTGGTTATAATGAAGACGAAATCCGTCGTTTTCTTCCAAGAACTGTTCGTACCTTTCAATTACGTGAAGCGCAAAAAATGGTTAACTAA
- the mecA gene encoding adaptor protein MecA yields MEIERINENTVKFYISYMDIEDRGFEREEIWYNRERSEQLFWQMMDEVNFKEDFNVDGPLWIQVQALEKGLEIIVTKAHISKNGDNIELQTDDGNAVDFPVDKKIENMLEDKFSKEDEEDNEQYNDENLWIIASFKDFEDVIQLSHYFINDNLGTVETLYHYNDTYYLYMEFLEDEIEEEEQENMISKVFEFGNDTDITNHVLSEYGKIIFEQNTFSNIRAYFPANI; encoded by the coding sequence ATGGAAATAGAAAGAATAAATGAGAATACAGTTAAGTTTTACATTTCATATATGGATATTGAAGATCGTGGTTTTGAACGCGAGGAGATTTGGTACAACAGAGAACGAAGCGAACAACTGTTTTGGCAAATGATGGATGAAGTGAATTTTAAAGAAGATTTTAATGTTGATGGTCCATTATGGATTCAAGTTCAAGCTTTGGAAAAGGGACTTGAAATCATTGTTACGAAGGCTCATATTTCCAAAAATGGTGATAATATTGAATTACAAACAGATGATGGAAATGCGGTAGATTTTCCGGTGGACAAGAAAATCGAAAATATGCTTGAGGACAAATTTAGCAAAGAAGATGAAGAAGATAACGAGCAATACAATGATGAGAACCTTTGGATTATTGCTAGCTTCAAAGATTTTGAAGATGTTATCCAGTTAAGTCACTATTTTATAAATGACAATTTAGGGACTGTAGAAACCTTATACCATTATAACGATACCTATTATTTATATATGGAATTTTTGGAAGATGAAATTGAAGAAGAAGAACAAGAGAACATGATTAGTAAAGTTTTTGAATTTGGTAATGATACAGATATTACGAATCATGTGCTGTCTGAATATGGAAAAATTATTTTTGAACAAAACACATTCTCGAATATTAGAGCTTATTTCCCTGCAAACATAT